One Jeotgalibaca porci genomic region harbors:
- a CDS encoding HIRAN domain-containing protein, translating into MANQESIYHILLKQREENPALPYVFQDIETAGREDTLFILLSEGVPYSQKEDMARECCDVLEQAMRTGEQEKLAQFLVEHPIRMFFIELRERLRVLVETGAFTQIDLHDFGMNLARNSQQAELVKLGIILLGFYPHDLTLKIFKVLGYHSDFTIYVSESIHHAHFHQNEILFDLVQHTAGYGRLAALFQLKPVTTEQQQWIVKHGVKSTMLSSIYVNVALQKTDIRRYLFETEIDAANYQDFMYIIAYQEQIEQKSLASEALTFMEKLVENREFANTFIDQAALVTIWLKVIDSWKYDYHYLDSQTKATDKLNSYWNYRFDRYEKLIRTIEVYLNKPKWEHTLLKEMRNPGETDYLVVNALQFLELKPNFRNFGSLLTRNPLGLNLLDFFLVHYPEIYFQDASDYLFSLVSEQLFELPLLFSEETEPDSSDLVKINMWLEALVKNMIEKDFFDIEWCIKLLNYYQPKLRRYALLVLRKYADEWEDDETVLTALETLNEIEENKKNKRLISRLLYTEIGTQKEIKYLPLLTPVEQEVASDIVILGTKIVGTDFVDLTAVEENVKKGKVLQLVREPDNAYDPHAIAVTFDDGFILGYIPRNDNNILAALMDNDEILFARFESEDLDDEDIKISVMLRKKNRPPFPDKTTGGNIVPFPQKR; encoded by the coding sequence ATGGCTAATCAGGAGAGTATCTATCATATATTATTAAAACAGCGTGAAGAAAATCCCGCTTTACCGTATGTCTTTCAAGATATCGAAACTGCAGGTCGAGAGGATACCTTATTTATCCTGTTAAGCGAAGGCGTTCCTTATAGTCAAAAAGAAGACATGGCGCGTGAGTGCTGTGACGTACTCGAACAGGCGATGAGAACGGGCGAACAAGAAAAATTGGCACAATTCCTCGTCGAACATCCGATTCGTATGTTCTTCATTGAATTGCGTGAGCGGCTGCGTGTACTCGTTGAGACGGGAGCCTTTACCCAAATAGACTTACATGATTTTGGCATGAATTTAGCCCGTAATAGCCAACAAGCTGAGTTGGTGAAACTCGGTATTATCCTGTTGGGCTTTTATCCCCATGATTTGACGCTGAAAATATTCAAAGTTTTGGGGTATCACAGTGATTTTACTATCTACGTATCAGAGAGTATTCACCACGCGCATTTCCATCAAAATGAGATTTTATTTGACCTCGTTCAGCACACGGCAGGCTACGGTCGTCTGGCCGCTTTGTTCCAACTGAAACCTGTCACTACGGAACAACAGCAGTGGATTGTGAAGCACGGTGTAAAAAGTACGATGCTATCGAGTATTTATGTGAATGTCGCCCTACAAAAAACCGATATTCGCCGTTACTTATTTGAAACAGAAATTGATGCAGCGAATTATCAGGATTTTATGTATATCATTGCTTACCAAGAGCAGATTGAACAAAAGTCGTTAGCAAGCGAAGCGTTGACGTTTATGGAAAAGTTAGTTGAGAATCGTGAATTTGCCAATACCTTCATTGACCAGGCTGCATTGGTTACCATCTGGCTAAAAGTGATTGATAGTTGGAAATACGATTATCACTATTTAGATTCACAAACGAAGGCTACCGATAAGCTGAATAGCTATTGGAATTACCGCTTTGATCGCTATGAGAAATTGATTCGTACCATCGAAGTTTATTTGAATAAGCCGAAGTGGGAGCACACGTTGCTGAAAGAAATGCGAAATCCAGGTGAAACGGACTATCTCGTTGTGAACGCTTTACAGTTTCTAGAATTAAAACCAAATTTTCGTAATTTTGGTTCTTTATTGACGCGCAATCCATTAGGTCTTAATTTACTTGATTTCTTCCTCGTTCACTATCCGGAAATATATTTCCAGGATGCAAGTGATTATCTGTTCAGTTTGGTTAGTGAGCAGCTTTTCGAACTGCCTTTATTATTCAGTGAAGAGACCGAACCGGATTCGAGTGATTTGGTGAAAATTAATATGTGGTTGGAAGCATTGGTAAAAAACATGATTGAAAAAGATTTCTTTGATATTGAATGGTGTATCAAGCTGCTAAATTATTATCAACCAAAATTGCGTCGCTATGCGTTACTTGTATTGCGTAAATATGCAGACGAGTGGGAAGATGATGAAACAGTTTTAACAGCATTGGAAACATTGAATGAGATAGAAGAAAATAAAAAAAATAAACGCTTGATTTCGCGTTTACTTTATACCGAAATAGGGACTCAAAAAGAAATAAAGTACTTACCGCTTTTAACGCCGGTTGAACAAGAGGTAGCTTCAGACATTGTGATACTAGGAACAAAAATTGTTGGAACTGACTTTGTTGATTTGACGGCTGTCGAAGAAAACGTCAAAAAAGGAAAAGTTCTACAACTGGTGCGTGAGCCGGATAACGCCTATGATCCGCATGCGATTGCGGTGACATTTGATGACGGATTTATATTGGGCTATATTCCGCGCAATGATAACAATATCCTTGCGGCCTTAATGGACAATGACGAAATTCTCTTTGCTCGTTTTGAAAGTGAAGATTTAGACGACGAGGACATCAAAATAAGTGTGATGTTGCGTAAAAAAAATCGACCGCCTTTTCCAGATAAAACGACTGGCGGAAACATTGTTCCATTTCCACAAAAAAGATAA